Proteins from a genomic interval of Papaver somniferum cultivar HN1 chromosome 4, ASM357369v1, whole genome shotgun sequence:
- the LOC113275046 gene encoding putative transcription elongation factor SPT5 homolog 1, protein MRMAKDKTLVQNRDDEEEFSEKEEYKIHGRRKASNGGRGGGKSRGGSSRKRMRSTFVDDVAEEADDDEEEEEDDDYYENYGESRKKRKQNSAAAPFIDDQAIVASSDEDESTDGEGEDPFIVSNDEQEDDDDRRKGHGYKPHPWFSDGEEDIEEIERRIQQLYQSYDVEIDEADINDVEQQSRLPSVKDSKLWTVKCAIGHEREAAFCLMQKCAIDQPGMHIRSAIALDYLQTYIYVEADKEAHVREACKGLKMLDTRKIVLVPIKEMTDVVSAKGKALDIVKDMWVRMKIGIYKGDIAKVVSVPDMRQRVMLKLIPRVDLQAVADKLDGRKVSKKAIIPPQRLVNSGEARNLNIPVDSRRERSTGISFDVIDGKTFKDGFLYKTVSEKSIEYQNIQPSFNELERFCESGMSTSLENRRKFHYMKGDAVIVVKGDLINLMGWVEKVEDDNLHIKPNRKDLHTTIVVNENYVCKYFKLGDHVKVVSGAHEGATGTVIKVNSNVLILVSDATREDISVFADNVVDSSEVAPGATTRIGDYELHDLVMLADMSFGMIIRLESESLQVLKGDPDRPVVAVVKLRDIKYKIDDRRNTAKDRSRNDVSVKDIVKILMGPCQGKQGSVEHIRGGILFTNDRHHMEHSGFICVQAESCIVMRGSNAKVSLPSRCATSRQTAYIPPSPRRYSTGPPLDSGVRHRGAAAGRGGRDNFVGSIVKIRLGNFKGCGGRVVSRNDQLVRVELESQMKTVTVKREEISVDAGVFTSSSEAPQQGIGSQTPMHRAQTPLHPYMTPMRDQGGETPVHSGMRTPMRHQAWNPYAISTY, encoded by the coding sequence ATGAGAATGGCGAAAGACAAAACCCTTGTTCAGAATCGTGATGATGAagaggaattttcagaaaaagaaGAGTATAAGATTCACGGCAGAAGGAAAGCAAGTAATGGCGGTCGTGGCGGTGGTAAAAGTAGGGGTGGTTCGAGTAGGAAACGAATGAGGTCAACATTTGTAGATGATGTTGCTGAAGAAGCtgatgacgatgaagaagaagaggaggatgatgattattatgaaaattatggagaaagtaggaagaagaggaaacaaaatTCTGCTGCTGCGCCATTCATTGACGACCAAGCAATTGTTGCTAGTAGTGATGAAGACGAGTCGACTGATGGAGAAGGAGAAGATCCCTTTATAGTTTctaatgatgaacaagaagatgatgatgacagGAGGAAGGGACATGGATACAAGCCTCATCCTTGGTTTTCTGATGGTGAAGAAGATATCGAAGAGATCGAGAGAAGAATTCAACAACTGTATCAAAGCTATGATGTAGAAATTGATGAGGCAGATATCAATGATGTCGAGCAGCAATCTCGTTTGCCGTCAGTTAAGGATTCCAAGTTGTGGACAGTGAAATGTGCGATTGGTCATGAGCGAGAGGCAGCTTTTTGCCTTATGCAGAAATGTGCCATTGATCAACCTGGGATGCATATAAGGTCTGCCATCGCTCTTGATTATCTCCAGACCTACATCTACGTCGAAGCTGATAAGGAGGCACATGTCAGAGAGGCTTGCAAAGGTCTCAAAATGTTAGATACCAGAAAAATAGTGCTTGTGCCGATTAAAGAGATGACCGATGTGGTTTCAGCAAAAGGCAAAGCCCTTGACATTGTGAAGGATATGTGGGTGCGAATGAAGATCGGGATATACAAAGGGGATATTGCAAAAGTTGTTAGTGTGCCTGATATGCGACAAAGGGTTATGCTTAAGCTAATTCCAAGGGTTGACTTACAAGCTGTTGCCGACAAATTAGATGGTAGAAAAGTTTCGAAGAAGGCAATCATTCCGCCTCAACGTCTTGTGAATTCAGGTGAAGCAAGAAACCTTAACATACCAGTAGACTCTAGGAGGGAACGAAGCACTGGAATTTCTTTTGATGTGATTGATGGGAAGACGTTTAAAgatggtttcctatataaaacagtatcggagaaatcaattgAATACCAAAATATTCAACCATCTTTCAATGAGCTTGAAAGATTTTGTGAGTCTGGTATGTCCACTTCACTGGAAAACAGGAGAAAATTCCATTATATGAAGGGTGATGCTGTTATTGTTGTCAAAGGAGATCTCATAAATCTGATGGGATGGGTTGAGAAAGTGGAAGACGATAACCTCCATATCAAACCAAATCGGAAGGACCTGCATACAACAATTGTTGTGAATGAAAATTATGTTTGCAAATACTTCAAGCTTGGGGATCATGTGAAGGTCGTCTCTGGTGCTCATGAAGGTGCAACCGGTACTGTCATTAAGGTTAACAGTAATGTGCTCATTTTAGTATCTGATGCGACTAGGGAGGATATCAGTGTTTTTGCTGACAACGTCGTGGATAGCTCTGAAGTAGCTCCTGGAGCTACTACCAGAATTGGAGATTATGAATTACATGACCTTGTCATGCTTGCTGACATGAGCTTTGGGATGATTATACGATTAGAGAGTGAATCACTTCAAGTGCTGAAGGGAGATCCAGATAGACCTGTGGTTGCAGTAGTGAAGTTGAGGGACATCAAATATAAGATAGATGATAGGAGGAATACCGCCAAAGATCGTTCCAGAAATGACGTGTCTGTGAAAGATATTGTGAAGATTCTCATGGGTCCTTGCCAAGGGAAACAAGGTTCTGTCGAACATATACGTGGAGGTATATTGTTCACAAATGACCGCCATCACATGGAGCATTCTGGTTTTATTTGTGTGCAAGCAGAGTCTTGCATAGTAATGAGAGGCTCAAATGCCAAGGTTTCCCTGCCCTCAAGATGTGCAACTTCAAGACAGACAGCTTATATTCCCCCTTCACCAAGAAGATATTCTACAGGACCTCCATTAGATTCTGGGGTGAGACATAGGGGAGCTGCTGCTGGGCGAGGAGGGCGTGATAATTTTGTTGGTAGCATTGTGAAAATCCGTCTTGGAAACTTCAAGGGATGTGGTGGTCGTGTTGTGAGCCGCAATGATCAATTAGTTCGGGTTGAATTGGAGTCTCAGATGAAAACGGTTACAGTTAAACGTGAGGAGATATCTGTAGACGCGGGTGTTTTCACTTCATCCagtgaagcacctcaacaaggtATTGGAAGTCAGACACCCATGCATCGAGCACAAACTCCACTGCACCCATATATGACTCCTATGAGAGATCAAGGCGGAGAAACACCAGTACATAGTGGTATGCGGACGCCTATGCGCCATCAAGCTTGGAATCCTTATGCTATCTCAACTTACTAG